A genomic stretch from Fodinibius salinus includes:
- a CDS encoding penicillin-binding protein activator LpoB, giving the protein MMRFAIVVSLLVGFMVIGCAPSQEVNRVETDSQTDLSGKWNDTDARMVAQDMTSDLLSAAWLQNEQKDRPVMIVGNIRNNTTEHIQTNIFIKEIERAVVNSQQIQIVADPEQREQIRAERTDQQQHASYESASALAKELGADYMLVGNIDANVDKNLDGTKAAKFYTVNLELINVENNTKAWLGNKKIKKMIERNKVKW; this is encoded by the coding sequence ATGATGAGGTTTGCTATAGTAGTGAGTTTATTAGTTGGGTTTATGGTAATAGGATGTGCACCTTCGCAAGAAGTGAATCGCGTGGAGACAGATTCACAAACTGACCTGTCGGGCAAATGGAATGATACGGATGCTCGCATGGTAGCTCAAGACATGACATCTGATTTACTCTCTGCAGCCTGGCTACAGAATGAACAGAAAGACAGGCCGGTTATGATTGTGGGGAATATCCGGAATAACACCACTGAGCATATCCAGACGAATATTTTTATTAAAGAAATTGAACGGGCAGTAGTTAATAGCCAGCAGATTCAGATTGTTGCTGATCCTGAGCAACGTGAGCAAATTCGTGCTGAGCGAACTGACCAACAGCAACATGCATCGTATGAGTCAGCTTCTGCGCTTGCTAAAGAATTAGGCGCTGACTATATGCTAGTAGGTAATATTGATGCCAATGTGGATAAGAATCTGGATGGAACTAAGGCTGCCAAGTTTTATACTGTTAATCTTGAATTAATTAATGTAGAAAATAATACCAAAGCTTGGCTTGGGAACAAGAAAATCAAGAAGATGATTGAGAGGAATAAAGTTAAGTGGTAG